A single genomic interval of Musa acuminata AAA Group cultivar baxijiao chromosome BXJ3-4, Cavendish_Baxijiao_AAA, whole genome shotgun sequence harbors:
- the LOC135634728 gene encoding EIN3-binding F-box protein 1-like, translating to MAALVNRRGSDDICPGGPLFSNLVDSSLLLSLTRNVDVYCPPRKRPRVTAPLIFRAGEKIADEKLQRSIDTLPEECLFEILRRLPGDKERSNSACVSKRWLMLLSSIRSSEIAQKKPSVESVKKPVPDLNKDCALDEHESENNGYLTRRLDAEEATDIRLASIALGTYSRGGLGKLFVRGSNSTRLTDVGLSAIAHACPSLHVLSMWKVPLITDAGLSEIADGCPLLERLDLCQCPLISDKGLMAVAQKCPNLMSLTIDSCSSIGNEGLQVIGRCCPKLKSVSIKDCLHVGDRGIASLVSSASSSLERLKLHTLNISDISLAVIGNYGKNVIELSLIGLQNVGEKGFWVMGNTLGLQKLRSITITCCGKLTDRGLEAIAKGSPFLKHLSVHKCYYLSDDGLKAFAETARALESLHLEDCNRITLMGVTALLACNSELKSLALVRCLGLKDLAFSPTRLPSCVSLTSLTIRDCPGVTGASLQVVGRICSQLQKIDLSGQAGVTDASLIQLIGSSEVGFVEVNLCGCVDLTDDLVTLLVKAHGSTLKMLNLNGCKKITDRSLLAVADSCSMLDDLDLSCCSVSDYGVAVLASARQLNLHVLSLSSCSKVTQKIVPFLGNLGKSMVGLNLQNCSLISTHGIVLLEEKLWWCDIIS from the exons ATGGCGGCGCTCGTCAACCGCAGAG GTAGCGATGATATATGCCCTGGTGGCCCTCTCTTCTCGAACCTCGTGGATTCGAGCTTGCTTCTGTCTCTCACGCGTAACGTCGATGTCTATTGCCCTCCTCGTAAGAGGCCCAGGGTCACTGCTCCGCTCATCTTTCGAGCAGGAGAGAAAATCGCGGATGAGAAGCTGCAGCGTTCGATCGACACTCTTCCTGAAGAGTGCCTCTTTGAGATCCTCAGGCGGTTGCCAGGAGATAAAGAGAGGAGCAACTCCGCTTGCGTGTCTAAGCGCTGGCTTATGCTTCTGAGCAGCATCCGTTCTTCTGAGATAGCTCAGAAGAAGCCTAGTGTCGAATCTGTGAAGAAACCTGTGCCGGATCTGAATAAAGATTGTGCTCTGGATGAGCATGAAAGTGAGAACAATGGTTATCTCACCAGGCGCTTGGATGCAGAGGAAGCTACCGATATTAGACTTGCTTCTATTGCCCTTGGTACCTACAGCCGAGGTGGGCTGGGCAAGCTTTTCGTTCGAGGAAGTAATTCCACTCGGCTCACTGATGTGGGGCTCTCTGCAATTGCTCATGCTTGTCCTTCCCTTCATGTTCTATCCATGTGGAAGGTACCATTAATCACTGATGCTGGCCTGTCGGAGATTGCCGATGGATGCCCACTGTTGGAAAGGCTTGACCTTTGCCAGTGTCCGCTGATCTCTGACAAGGGCCTCATGGCTGTTGCTCAGAAGTGCCCCAACTTGATGTCTTTGACAATCGACTCATGCTCAAGCATCGGTAATGAAGGTCTTCAGGTTATTGGTCGTTGCTGTCCAAAATTAAAGTCTGTTTCCATCAAGGACTGCCTGCATGTTGGTGACAGAGGAATTGCAAGCTTGgtctcttctgcatcttcttccttGGAAAGGCTAAAACTTCACACCTTGAACATCAGTGACATTTCTCTTGCTGTTATTGGTAATTATGGAAAGAATGTTATTGAGCTATCTCTCATTGGGTTGCAGAATGTTGGCGAAAAGGGATTTTGGGTTATGGGAAACACTCTTGGCTTGCAGAAGTTGAGGTCCATAACCATTACTTGTTGCGGCAAGCTGACTGATAGAGGCTTGGAAGCTATTGCAAAGGGTTCCCCTTTCCTGAAGCATCTCTCTGTTCACAAGTGTTACTACCTTTCTGATGATGGTTTGAAAGCTTTTGCTGAAACAGCGAGGGCACTTGAGAGTTTGCACCTTGAAGATTGTAACCGGATTACTCTTATGGGTGTCACTGCTCTTTTGGCATGCAATTCAGAGTTAAAGTCACTAGCTTTGGTGCGATGCCTCGGCCTCAAAGATTTAGCTTTTTCCCCAACCCGGCTACCATCATGCGTGTCACTTACGTCCCTGACCATCCGAGACTGTCCAGGTGTCACGGGTGCTAGCTTGCAAGTGGTGGGGAGGATCTGCTCCCAGTTACAGAAAATAGACTTGAGTGGACAAGCCGGAGTCACTGATGCTTCGCTCATCCAATTGATTGGGAGTTCTGAGGTGGGCTTTGTGGAGGTCAATTTATGTGGTTGTGTTGATCTGACAGATGACTTGGTTACCTTGCTGGTTAAGGCACATGGAAGTACACTGAAGATGCTTAATCTTAATGGTTGTAAGAAGATTACTGATAGAAGCCTCCTAGCAGTTGCAGACAGCTGCTCCATGCTTGATGACCTGGATTTGTCATGTTGCTCAGTAAGTGATTACGGTGTGGCAGTCCTGGCATCAGCGAGGCAGCTTAATCTCCATGTCCTTTCACTTTCAAGTTGCTCAAAGGTCACTCAGAAGATTGTGCCATTCTTGGGAAACCTGGGGAAGTCTATGGTGGGACTGAATCTTCAGAACTGCAGCTTGATCAGCACCCATGGGATTGTTTTGCTCGAGGAGAAGCTATGGTGGTGTGATATCATATCCTAG